The sequence AGAGTCACAGGAGCACATAACCATGACCGTCATCCCACACTGGTTGGACAACAAGCCCTTCACCGGCACCAACGGCACATCGGCCCCGGTCACCAACCCCGCCACCGGCGCAGTGACTGCAGAAGTTGCACTCGCGAGCACAGACGACGCCCGCACGGTGATCGAGGCAGCCGCGGCGGCGTTCCCCGCATGGCGAGATACCTCGATCGCCAAGCGCACACAGATTCTGTTCGCATTCCGTGAACTGCTCAACGCCCGCAAGCAGGAATTGGCTGCGATCATCACCTCCGAGCACGGCAAGGTGCTCTCCGACGCGCTCGGTGAGGTCTCCCGCGGCCAGGAGGTCGTCGAATTTGCCTGCGGCATCGCCCACCTTCTCAAGGGTGGGATGACCGAGAACGCGTCGACCAAGGTCGACATGGCGTCGATCCGCCAGCCCATCGGGCCGGTTGGCATCATCTCCCCGTTCAACTTTCCCGCCATGGTTCCGATGTGGTTCTTCCCCATCGCGATTGCCGCCGGGAACACCGTGGTCCTCAAGCCGTCGGAAAAGGTTCCCACGGCAGCGCTGTGGATCGCCGAACTGTGGGCCGAGGCGGGCCTGCCTGCCGGCGTGTTCAACGTCCTGCAGGGTGACAAGACAGCCGTCGATGAACTACTCACCAATCCGGCGATCAAGGCCATCTCCTTCGTCGGGTCGACCCCCATCGCGAAGTACGTCTACGAAACCGCAACCGCCCACAGCAAGCGCGTCCAGGCACTCGGCGGCGCGAAGAACCACGCCGTTGTTCTGCCGGACGCCGACCTCGATCTGGCCGCCGACGCGATGGTGAACGCGGGCTTCGGCTCCGCCGGTGAGCGCTGCATGGCGATCTCCGCACTGGTCGCGGTCGGGGATATCGCCGATGAGCTGGTTGCAAAGATCAAGGATCGCACCCTGAGCCTGAAAACCGGCGACGGCACAAAGGACTCGGATATGGGTCCATTGGTGAGCAAAGCACATCGTGACAAAGTGTCTTCCTACATCGACGCCGGCGAAGCTGCCGGCGCCACCGTCGTAGTCGACGGCCGGGCCGTGCAGGCCGATGGCGGAAGCGACGGATTCTGGCTCGGACCGACCCTTCTGGATCACGTCACCACCGATTTGAGCGTCTACACCGACGAGATCTTCGGCCCCGTCCTGTCCGTCGTACGGGTCGGGACCTATGACGAAGCCCTCGAATTGATCAACTCGAACCCCTACGGCAACGGCACCGCCATCTTCACCAACGACGGCGGCGCAGCCCGCCGCTTCCAGAACGAAGTCGAGGTCGGCATGGTCGGCGTCAACGTCCCCATCCCCGTCCCCACCGCGTACTACAGCTTCGGCGGCTGGAAGAACTCCCTCTTCGGTGACACACACGCCCACGGCACCGAAGGTGTGCACTTCTTCACCCGCGGCAAGGTCGTCACCACCCGATGGCTCGACCCCAACCACGGCGGCATCAACCTCGGCTTCCCGCAGAACGACTAAGAGCATGTCTCATTTGGCAAGTTTCTTGAAGCAGGTCAACGCCGCAGCGAGTTGGAGAAAAGCGGCGAAGTGCTCACCGTGACGTTCGTAGCGAATGGTCAGCCGCCGGTAGCCGGTCAGCCACGCCAGGGTGCGTTCGATCTTCCACCGGTAACGTCCCAAGCGTTCGCTGCTGTCAACGCCGCGACGGGCGATCCGCGGAACGATGCCCCGTGCCCGCAGCCACCGGCGGTGTACGGGATAGTCGTAACCCTTGTCCGCCCGCAACCGGCCGGGCCGGCAGCGACGCGGACCACGACGCGATCGCACCGCTGGAATCGCAGTGACCATCGGCTGCAGCATCACACTGTCGTGGGTGTTTGCCGAGGTCACCGCCGTGACCAGTGGAATGCCGTCGGCGTCGGAGAGGATGTGGATCTTCGAGCCGTTCTTGCCTCGATCGACCGGGCTGGGACCGGTCAGAGAGCCCCCCTTTTCGCCCGCACGTGCGCGGCATCGAGGATCGCGGCAGACCAATCCAGGTCCCCACCGGCGCCGAGCCGATCGAGAACCCGGCGGTGCAGCTCGTCGAACACCCCAGCCTTGACCCAGGTCGTGAACCGTCTATGCGCGGTCGGAACACTGACTCCGAACGACGGCGGCAGGTGTCGCCAGGCACAGCCGCTGGTGAGCACGTAGACGATCGCGGTGAACACCGCCCGATCATCGATCGCCGCCCGGCCGCCGCCTTGCGGCCGCGTCCGGAAGCCGGGCAGCAACGGTTCGACGATCTCCCACAACGCATCCGGTACCAGCCGGGAAGACAACGCATCGACCACGACGGTGCATTATGCCGCACAAACGATCTAGCCCATAAGAGACATGCTCTAAGGACGGCACCATGAGTATCCAAATCGCCTTCCCACGGTTCATGCGAATCGGCGGGGGCACCATCAACGAAATCGGCGACGTGATCCGCCAACTCGGATTGCAGCGCCCGGTACTGGTGACCGACAAGTTCCTCACCTCGACAGGCGCATCCGAACGGATCTTGACCCTCCTGCGCGAAGCACGCATCACACCAGCCCTGTTCGACGACACCGTTCCCGACCCCACCACCGACTCCCTCGAAACAGGGCTCGCCCTGCTCGCCGATCACAACGCCGACTCGGTGATCGGCTTCGGTGGCGGCAGCCCGATGGATACTGCGAAGGCGCTGGCCGTCCTCGGAGTCCGCGGGGGCCGGATGCGGGACTACAAGGTCCCGCACGTCTACACCGGACCAGCGCTTCCCGTCGTCGCGATCCCGACCACCGCCGGCAGCGGCTCGGAGGCTACGCAGTTCACCATCATCAGTGACAGCGTCACGGACGAGAAGATGCTCTGTCCAGGCCTGTCCTTCCTGCCCATCGCAGCAATCGTGGACTTCGAACTGACAATGTCCATG comes from Rhodococcus sp. B50 and encodes:
- a CDS encoding CoA-acylating methylmalonate-semialdehyde dehydrogenase; this translates as MTVIPHWLDNKPFTGTNGTSAPVTNPATGAVTAEVALASTDDARTVIEAAAAAFPAWRDTSIAKRTQILFAFRELLNARKQELAAIITSEHGKVLSDALGEVSRGQEVVEFACGIAHLLKGGMTENASTKVDMASIRQPIGPVGIISPFNFPAMVPMWFFPIAIAAGNTVVLKPSEKVPTAALWIAELWAEAGLPAGVFNVLQGDKTAVDELLTNPAIKAISFVGSTPIAKYVYETATAHSKRVQALGGAKNHAVVLPDADLDLAADAMVNAGFGSAGERCMAISALVAVGDIADELVAKIKDRTLSLKTGDGTKDSDMGPLVSKAHRDKVSSYIDAGEAAGATVVVDGRAVQADGGSDGFWLGPTLLDHVTTDLSVYTDEIFGPVLSVVRVGTYDEALELINSNPYGNGTAIFTNDGGAARRFQNEVEVGMVGVNVPIPVPTAYYSFGGWKNSLFGDTHAHGTEGVHFFTRGKVVTTRWLDPNHGGINLGFPQND
- a CDS encoding IS5 family transposase (programmed frameshift), whose amino-acid sequence is MSSRLVPDALWEIVEPLLPGFRTRPQGGGRAAIDDRAVFTAIVYVLTSGCAWRHLPPSFGVSVPTAHRRFTTWVKAGVFDELHRRVLDRLGAGGDLDWSAAILDAAHVRAKRGGSLTGPSPVDRGKNGSKIHILSDADGIPLVTAVTSANTHDSVMLQPMVTAIPAVRSRRGPRRCRPGRLRADKGYDYPVHRRWLRARGIVPRIARRGVDSSERLGRYRWKIERTLAWLTGYRRLTIRYERHGEHFAAFLQLAAALTCFKKLAK